Proteins encoded by one window of Pseudomonas sp. PSKL.D1:
- a CDS encoding sensor domain-containing diguanylate cyclase: MPTRIPRLSLYRSHPELILTLGSCFAVLAIVAIVSYLLARERGSVEESAIRSSNNIVQLIESDILRNAELYDQSLQGLIWAVQRKELPEIPSALRQRLLFNEAFVDRKRGDVLWLDAQGNVVGDSTSIVPRKANFADTGVFQAHVHNPNLGLLVGPPFKARLGDLDWCISFSRRISGPQGEFAGLAAGALRLSYFSELFQRLDIGHDSSINLFNTRGQLLARQPELPGQPLIGTDYSQRPNFKRILSERSGSFTAHSGSGSGVQRMYTFAQVGDLPLIVLVVHSADEVFQSWRRTAILVSVATGTLCIGILWLTLLLGRELRRRHEAEKGLATLAATDSLTGLANRRRLDQVLRQEWARAQRNRKPLAVLMVDVDHFKAFNQRHGHAGGDHALREVAKTLERCIRRPADLAARYGGEEFQVILPETGLEGAMLLAERIRTSVEALAPFADDVRSVTVSIGIAIHAPGTQQDLTGLLGAADEALYRAKANGRNRVEGPSD, encoded by the coding sequence ATGCCCACTCGAATACCGCGTCTATCACTCTACAGGTCGCACCCCGAGCTGATCCTCACCCTGGGCAGTTGCTTCGCCGTGCTCGCGATCGTGGCAATCGTCAGTTACTTGCTGGCCCGCGAGCGGGGCAGCGTCGAAGAGTCAGCCATCCGCTCTTCCAACAATATCGTGCAGCTGATCGAAAGCGACATCCTGCGCAATGCCGAGCTGTACGACCAATCGCTGCAAGGGCTGATCTGGGCGGTGCAGCGCAAGGAACTGCCCGAAATACCAAGCGCCCTGCGCCAACGCCTGCTGTTCAACGAAGCGTTCGTCGACCGTAAACGCGGTGACGTGCTATGGCTGGACGCACAAGGCAACGTGGTGGGCGATTCCACCAGCATCGTGCCACGCAAGGCCAACTTCGCCGACACCGGCGTGTTCCAGGCCCATGTGCACAACCCCAACCTTGGCTTGTTGGTCGGCCCACCGTTCAAGGCGCGGCTCGGCGACCTGGACTGGTGCATCAGCTTCAGCCGGCGTATTTCCGGCCCGCAGGGTGAATTTGCCGGGCTGGCGGCAGGCGCCTTGCGGCTGTCGTACTTCAGCGAGCTGTTTCAACGCCTGGACATCGGCCATGACAGCAGCATCAACCTGTTCAACACCCGAGGCCAATTGCTTGCGCGCCAGCCCGAGCTGCCCGGCCAGCCGCTGATCGGCACCGATTACAGCCAACGGCCCAACTTCAAACGCATCCTGAGTGAGCGCAGTGGCAGTTTCACGGCACACTCCGGCAGTGGCAGCGGCGTTCAGCGCATGTACACGTTCGCCCAGGTCGGCGACCTGCCGTTGATTGTGCTGGTGGTACACTCTGCCGACGAAGTGTTTCAGTCCTGGCGGCGCACGGCCATTCTGGTCAGCGTTGCTACGGGTACCTTGTGCATCGGCATTCTTTGGCTGACCTTGCTGTTGGGCCGGGAGCTGCGCCGCCGCCACGAAGCGGAAAAAGGGCTGGCGACACTGGCTGCGACCGACAGCCTGACCGGGCTGGCCAACCGCCGCAGGCTGGACCAGGTACTGCGCCAGGAATGGGCGCGCGCCCAACGCAATCGCAAGCCGCTGGCCGTGCTGATGGTGGATGTGGATCACTTCAAGGCATTCAACCAACGCCATGGCCATGCCGGGGGTGACCATGCGCTGCGCGAGGTGGCCAAAACGCTGGAGCGCTGCATACGTCGCCCAGCAGACCTGGCGGCACGCTATGGCGGTGAGGAATTCCAGGTAATTTTGCCGGAAACCGGGCTGGAAGGGGCGATGCTGTTGGCAGAGCGCATTCGTACCAGCGTGGAGGCACTGGCGCCGTTCGCGGACGATGTACGTTCAGTAACGGTCAGTATCGGTATCGCCATACATGCACCCGGCACCCAGCAAGACCTGACGGGCCTGCTGGGCGCGGCGGATGAAGCCCTCTACCGGGCCAAGGCCAATGGCCGCAACCGGGTAGAAGGGCCAAGCGATTAA
- a CDS encoding ferritin-like domain-containing protein: protein MSNLNKDVIDVLNDLIEYSKDGEKGFKASADDVKNPELKAFFVQRAGECAGAAAELQSEVRRLGGDPETSTSISGDLHRGWVNLKSLVTGKDEEAVLNEVERGEDHALKAYKEARENLVKLGRGITDPSYAIVEKQLQGVQRNHDQVKALRNAARARS, encoded by the coding sequence ATGAGCAACCTGAACAAAGACGTGATCGACGTACTCAACGACCTCATCGAGTACAGCAAGGACGGCGAGAAGGGCTTCAAGGCCTCCGCCGATGACGTGAAAAACCCGGAGCTCAAGGCGTTCTTCGTGCAGCGTGCCGGCGAGTGTGCGGGTGCGGCGGCGGAACTGCAAAGTGAAGTGCGCCGCCTGGGCGGTGACCCGGAAACCTCTACCAGCATCAGCGGTGATTTGCACCGTGGTTGGGTCAACCTCAAGTCGTTGGTCACCGGCAAGGACGAGGAAGCGGTGCTCAACGAAGTGGAGCGCGGTGAAGACCATGCCCTCAAGGCTTACAAAGAGGCCCGCGAGAATCTGGTCAAGCTGGGCCGTGGTATCACGGACCCAAGCTATGCAATCGTCGAGAAGCAACTCCAGGGTGTTCAGCGCAATCACGACCAGGTAAAAGCCCTGCGCAACGCCGCGCGCGCCCGCTCTTAA
- a CDS encoding DUF3820 family protein, with translation MKPETLELLVTRTMPFGKYQGRIIADLPGDYLAWFARKGFPAGELGGLLALMHEIDHNGLGELLVPLRQKHRR, from the coding sequence ATGAAACCGGAAACCCTGGAACTGCTGGTGACCCGCACCATGCCCTTTGGCAAGTATCAGGGGCGGATCATTGCCGACTTGCCGGGGGACTACCTGGCGTGGTTTGCCCGCAAGGGGTTCCCTGCGGGTGAATTGGGTGGGTTGCTGGCGTTGATGCATGAAATCGACCACAACGGGTTGGGCGAATTGTTAGTGCCGTTGCGGCAAAAGCACCGGCGGTAA
- a CDS encoding PTS fructose-like transporter subunit IIB, with amino-acid sequence MNIAIVTACPNGQVSSVLSARLLSAAAQRRGWKTCVEVQDAEHPERQLTPAQIAEADWVLVVSTGPVELSRFAGKPLYQSTPAQALADREGFLDEAASKARVQSDVPVSQASVATRIVAVTACPTGVAHTFMAAEALQQAAQQQGYQLTVETQGSVGARNPLSAQAIAEADVVLLAADIEVPTARFAGKRIYRCGTGIALKQARATLDKALAEAKVESAADAASAPAKPEKSGVYKHLLTGVSFMLPMVVAGGLLIALSFVFGIEAYKEPGTLPAALMQIGGEAAFKLMVPLLAGYIAWSIADRPGLAPGMIGGLLASTLGAGFIGGIVAGFLAGYSAKAIARWARLPSSLEALKPILIIPLLASLFTGLVMIYVVGQPVAAMLEGLTHFLDSMGTTNAILLGLLLGGMMCVDLGGPINKAAYAFSVGLLASSSYAPMAATMAAGMVPPIGLGIATFLARRKFAQSEREAGKAALALGLCFISEGAIPFAAKDPLRVIPASIAGGALTGALSMYFGCKLMAPHGGLFVLLIPNAINHALLYLLAIVAGSLVTAVVYAVIKKSERVELAVAPVKG; translated from the coding sequence ATGAACATTGCCATCGTCACCGCCTGCCCTAACGGCCAGGTGTCGAGTGTGCTCAGTGCACGCCTGCTGTCGGCCGCGGCTCAGCGCCGCGGCTGGAAAACCTGCGTCGAGGTGCAGGATGCCGAGCATCCGGAGCGCCAACTGACGCCTGCGCAAATTGCCGAGGCCGATTGGGTGCTGGTGGTCAGCACCGGGCCGGTTGAGCTGTCCCGCTTTGCCGGCAAACCGTTGTACCAAAGCACCCCGGCGCAAGCGCTGGCTGACCGTGAAGGCTTCCTCGATGAGGCTGCCAGCAAGGCGCGGGTACAGTCGGATGTGCCGGTTAGCCAAGCCAGCGTGGCGACGCGCATCGTTGCGGTTACCGCTTGCCCGACCGGCGTGGCACACACCTTCATGGCTGCCGAGGCCTTGCAGCAGGCCGCGCAACAACAGGGCTACCAGCTTACCGTGGAAACCCAGGGCTCTGTGGGCGCGCGCAACCCGCTGTCGGCCCAGGCCATTGCCGAAGCCGATGTGGTGCTGCTGGCCGCTGACATCGAAGTGCCTACTGCCCGGTTTGCCGGCAAACGCATCTACCGCTGTGGCACCGGCATCGCCCTCAAGCAGGCGCGTGCAACGTTGGACAAGGCGCTGGCCGAGGCCAAGGTGGAAAGCGCAGCCGACGCTGCCAGTGCGCCAGCCAAGCCCGAAAAAAGTGGCGTCTACAAGCACTTGCTTACCGGCGTCTCATTCATGCTGCCGATGGTGGTGGCCGGTGGCTTGCTGATCGCCTTGTCGTTCGTTTTCGGCATCGAGGCGTACAAAGAGCCGGGCACGCTGCCAGCGGCGTTGATGCAGATTGGCGGCGAGGCGGCGTTCAAGCTGATGGTGCCGCTGCTGGCCGGTTACATCGCCTGGTCGATTGCCGACCGCCCCGGGCTGGCCCCGGGCATGATCGGCGGCTTGCTGGCCAGCACGCTGGGGGCCGGTTTCATTGGCGGTATCGTTGCGGGCTTTCTTGCCGGTTACAGCGCCAAGGCCATTGCCCGCTGGGCGCGGTTGCCCAGCAGCCTTGAGGCGCTCAAACCGATCCTGATCATTCCGCTACTGGCCAGCCTGTTCACGGGCCTGGTGATGATCTATGTGGTGGGTCAGCCGGTGGCGGCCATGCTCGAAGGCCTGACGCACTTTCTCGACAGCATGGGCACCACCAACGCCATTCTCCTTGGTCTGTTGCTGGGCGGCATGATGTGCGTCGACCTGGGCGGGCCGATCAACAAGGCGGCTTACGCGTTTTCGGTGGGGCTGCTGGCATCCTCCAGCTACGCCCCCATGGCCGCGACCATGGCGGCGGGCATGGTGCCGCCGATCGGCCTGGGCATCGCCACCTTCCTGGCCCGGCGCAAATTCGCCCAGAGCGAGCGCGAGGCGGGCAAGGCGGCGTTGGCGTTGGGGTTGTGCTTTATCTCTGAAGGCGCGATCCCGTTTGCCGCCAAAGACCCGCTGCGGGTGATCCCGGCGAGTATTGCCGGTGGCGCATTGACCGGCGCGCTGTCCATGTACTTTGGTTGCAAGCTGATGGCGCCGCACGGCGGGCTGTTCGTGCTGCTGATCCCGAATGCGATCAACCATGCGTTGCTGTACTTGTTGGCGATTGTGGCGGGCAGCCTGGTGACGGCGGTGGTGTATGCGGTGATCAAGAAGAGCGAGCGGGTGGAATTGGCGGTGGCACCGGTCAAGGGCTGA
- the pfkB gene encoding 1-phosphofructokinase, with amino-acid sequence MAKILTLTLNPALDITVGLDTLRPGHVNRSQAQHSHAAGKGLNVAQVLADLGHSVTVAGFLGRDNLQPFEALIEWRGFTDCFVRVAGETRSNLKLVEADGRVTDINGQGPEVDEAARVALMRLLEQQAPGHDAVVVAGSLPRGVSPDWFRQLLTQLKRQGLKVALDTSGDALRAGLQSAPWLVKPNTEELGEVLGMAVPSAAQQHAAAGQLLATGVEHVVVSAGEQGVSWFTAGSALRAQPPKVRVASTVGAGDSLVAGMVHGLLLGEAAEQTLRRATAIAAQAVTQVGFGIRDREQLTRFEAAVQLTEQEEGCR; translated from the coding sequence ATGGCCAAGATCCTCACTCTCACCCTGAACCCGGCGCTGGACATCACGGTTGGGCTCGACACCCTGCGCCCCGGCCACGTCAACCGTAGCCAGGCCCAGCACAGCCACGCCGCGGGCAAGGGCCTGAACGTGGCCCAGGTGTTGGCCGACCTGGGCCACAGCGTCACCGTTGCCGGGTTTCTTGGCCGTGACAACCTGCAGCCGTTCGAGGCGCTGATCGAATGGCGCGGCTTTACCGACTGCTTTGTGCGCGTGGCAGGCGAAACGCGCAGCAACCTGAAGCTGGTCGAGGCTGATGGCCGGGTCACCGACATCAACGGCCAGGGGCCGGAAGTCGACGAGGCCGCACGCGTGGCCCTGATGCGTCTGCTAGAGCAGCAGGCTCCCGGGCATGATGCCGTGGTGGTGGCGGGCAGCTTGCCGCGTGGGGTCAGCCCGGATTGGTTCCGCCAGTTGCTCACGCAGCTGAAGAGGCAAGGCCTGAAGGTTGCTCTGGACACCAGCGGCGACGCGTTGCGCGCCGGGTTGCAAAGCGCGCCATGGCTGGTCAAACCGAATACCGAAGAGTTGGGCGAAGTCCTCGGCATGGCTGTGCCAAGTGCGGCGCAACAGCATGCTGCTGCCGGGCAGCTGCTGGCCACCGGGGTCGAACATGTTGTGGTTTCGGCAGGTGAGCAGGGCGTCAGCTGGTTTACCGCTGGCAGTGCACTGCGCGCGCAGCCGCCCAAGGTGAGGGTGGCGAGCACGGTGGGGGCAGGCGACTCGCTGGTGGCGGGCATGGTCCACGGTTTGTTGCTGGGTGAAGCCGCCGAGCAGACCTTGCGCCGCGCCACCGCCATCGCCGCCCAGGCCGTGACCCAGGTGGGGTTCGGCATTCGTGATCGCGAACAACTGACGCGCTTCGAAGCCGCCGTGCAACTGACAGAACAAGAAGAGGGTTGCCGATGA
- the ptsP gene encoding phosphoenolpyruvate--protein phosphotransferase, whose product MLELAKEQIAMGQTAVDKAEALRLLADRLVADGLVAEGYLEGLQAREAQGSTFLGQGIAIPHGTPQTRDLVFATGVRLLQFPEGVDWGDGQIVYLAIGIAARSDEHLRLLQLLTRALGETDLAEALRRAGSAEALLKLLQGAPQELALDAQLVGLNLPAEDFDELAWRGARLLQRAGCVDGGFAAVLQQAEPLPLGEGLWWLHSERQVRQPGLAFITPQQPLRYRDQPLNGLFCLASLGAAHQALLERLCEVLIEGRGQSLYQATSSRAVLEVLGGEAPADWPGARIALANPHGLHARPAKVLAQLAKGFEGEIRVRVLDSAQPAVSVKSLSKLLSLGARRGQVLELIAEPSIAADALPVLIAAIEQGLGEEVEPLPQACEPVASQPEQALLAPAAGSHVQGVSASPGIAYGPAHVCVEREIDYPLRGESAGQERARLREALAVVKTELQALVQRSDKAIGEIFITHQEMLADPALVDDVELRLAQGESAAAAWMAVIEAAARQQEALHDALLAERAADLRDIGRRVLAQLCGVQAQAEPEQPYVLVMGEVGPSDVARLDPARVAGIVTAYGGATAHSAIVARALGIPAVVGAGPAILLLAAGTPLLLDGQRGVVDVAPAADVVQRALAEREQRDQRLQAAWASRHEPAITRDGHAVEVFANIGESTGIDKVVEQGAEGVGLLRTELIFMAHSQAPDVATQEAEYRRVLDGLGGRPLVVRTLDVGGDKPLPYWPIAAEENPFLGVRGVRLTLQRPQIMEDQLRALLRAADQRPLRIMFPMVGQVHEWREARAMVERLREETPVADLQVGIMVEVPSAALLAPQLAREVDFFSIGTNDLTQYTLAIDRGHPSLSAQADGLHPSVLSLIDMTVRAAHAEGKWVGVCGELAADPQAVPVLLGLDVDELSVAARSIAEVKALVRQADHQTARALAREALQQDSAAAVRALVERY is encoded by the coding sequence ATGCTCGAGCTCGCAAAAGAGCAGATAGCCATGGGCCAGACGGCGGTCGATAAAGCCGAGGCATTGCGCCTGCTGGCTGATCGACTGGTGGCTGACGGCCTGGTCGCCGAAGGGTATCTGGAAGGGCTGCAGGCGCGCGAAGCGCAAGGCTCGACTTTCCTCGGTCAAGGCATCGCCATCCCCCACGGCACGCCGCAAACCCGCGATCTGGTGTTTGCCACCGGTGTGCGCCTGCTGCAGTTCCCCGAAGGCGTGGACTGGGGAGATGGCCAGATCGTGTACCTGGCCATCGGCATTGCCGCCCGCTCAGACGAGCACCTGCGCTTGCTGCAACTGCTGACCCGCGCCCTGGGCGAAACCGACCTTGCCGAGGCCCTGCGCAGGGCCGGCAGCGCCGAGGCGTTGCTCAAGCTGCTGCAAGGCGCGCCGCAGGAACTGGCGCTGGACGCCCAGCTTGTCGGCCTGAACCTGCCAGCAGAAGATTTCGACGAACTTGCCTGGCGCGGTGCACGCCTGCTGCAGCGTGCCGGTTGCGTCGACGGTGGCTTCGCCGCGGTGTTGCAACAGGCCGAGCCACTGCCACTGGGTGAAGGGTTGTGGTGGTTGCACAGCGAACGCCAGGTGCGCCAACCGGGGCTGGCTTTCATTACGCCGCAGCAACCGCTGCGCTATCGCGACCAGCCGCTGAACGGGCTGTTCTGCCTGGCTAGCCTGGGTGCCGCCCATCAGGCGTTGCTGGAGCGCCTGTGCGAGGTGCTGATCGAGGGCCGAGGGCAATCGTTGTACCAGGCCACCAGCAGCCGCGCGGTGCTTGAGGTATTGGGCGGCGAAGCGCCGGCCGATTGGCCCGGCGCACGCATTGCGCTGGCCAACCCCCATGGCCTGCATGCCCGCCCGGCAAAAGTACTGGCGCAGTTGGCCAAGGGCTTCGAGGGCGAGATTCGTGTGCGCGTGCTGGACAGCGCCCAGCCGGCTGTATCGGTGAAGAGCCTGAGCAAGTTGCTGAGCCTGGGCGCCCGGCGTGGCCAGGTGCTTGAACTGATTGCTGAACCGTCCATCGCCGCAGACGCATTGCCGGTTTTGATCGCGGCCATTGAGCAAGGCCTGGGTGAAGAGGTGGAGCCACTGCCTCAGGCCTGCGAACCTGTGGCCAGCCAGCCCGAGCAGGCATTGTTGGCGCCTGCAGCCGGCAGCCATGTTCAGGGGGTAAGTGCATCCCCCGGGATCGCCTACGGGCCGGCGCATGTGTGCGTCGAGCGCGAGATTGATTACCCGCTGCGCGGTGAGTCGGCGGGCCAGGAACGCGCCAGGCTGCGTGAGGCCCTGGCAGTAGTGAAAACGGAATTGCAAGCGCTGGTACAGCGAAGCGACAAGGCCATTGGCGAGATCTTCATCACCCATCAGGAAATGCTCGCCGACCCGGCCTTGGTCGATGATGTCGAGCTGCGCCTGGCTCAGGGCGAAAGCGCGGCGGCAGCCTGGATGGCAGTGATCGAGGCGGCCGCGCGCCAGCAAGAGGCCCTGCACGATGCTCTGCTGGCCGAGCGGGCTGCCGACCTGCGCGACATTGGCCGCCGCGTGCTGGCGCAATTGTGTGGCGTGCAGGCACAGGCCGAGCCTGAGCAGCCCTATGTGCTGGTGATGGGCGAAGTCGGCCCCTCCGACGTGGCCCGCCTGGACCCGGCCCGCGTAGCCGGTATCGTCACTGCCTATGGCGGCGCGACAGCCCACAGCGCGATTGTTGCCCGGGCCCTTGGCATTCCCGCCGTGGTGGGTGCTGGCCCGGCAATCCTGCTGTTGGCAGCTGGCACCCCGCTGTTGCTCGATGGCCAACGCGGGGTGGTAGACGTGGCGCCAGCGGCGGATGTGGTGCAACGTGCCCTGGCCGAGCGTGAGCAGCGCGATCAACGCCTGCAAGCCGCCTGGGCCAGTCGCCATGAACCCGCCATTACCCGCGATGGCCATGCCGTGGAGGTGTTTGCCAACATCGGTGAGAGCACGGGCATCGACAAGGTAGTGGAGCAGGGCGCCGAAGGCGTTGGCCTGCTGCGCACCGAACTGATCTTCATGGCCCACAGCCAGGCACCCGATGTGGCCACCCAGGAGGCCGAATACCGCCGCGTGCTCGACGGCCTTGGCGGGCGCCCCCTTGTGGTACGCACCCTTGATGTGGGCGGCGACAAACCCTTGCCCTACTGGCCAATCGCCGCCGAAGAGAACCCCTTCCTCGGTGTGCGCGGCGTACGCCTGACCTTGCAGCGGCCGCAGATCATGGAAGACCAGTTGCGAGCACTGCTGCGCGCTGCCGACCAACGCCCGCTACGCATCATGTTCCCAATGGTTGGCCAGGTGCATGAATGGCGGGAGGCGCGCGCAATGGTCGAGCGCCTGCGTGAAGAAACCCCGGTCGCCGACCTGCAAGTCGGGATCATGGTCGAGGTGCCATCCGCTGCCTTGCTGGCGCCGCAACTGGCCCGCGAAGTGGACTTTTTCAGCATCGGCACCAACGACCTGACCCAATACACACTGGCCATCGACCGTGGCCACCCGAGCCTGTCCGCCCAGGCCGACGGCCTGCATCCGTCGGTGCTGAGCCTGATCGACATGACCGTGCGCGCTGCCCATGCCGAAGGCAAGTGGGTGGGCGTGTGCGGCGAACTTGCCGCCGACCCGCAGGCCGTACCGGTATTGCTGGGCCTGGATGTGGACGAGCTGAGCGTGGCCGCCCGCAGCATTGCCGAAGTCAAAGCCCTGGTGCGCCAGGCTGATCATCAAACGGCCCGCGCCCTGGCGCGCGAGGCCTTGCAACAAGACAGCGCGGCAGCGGTACGCGCGCTGGTGGAGCGTTATTGA
- the cra gene encoding catabolite repressor/activator, which translates to MKLSDIARLAGVSVTTASYVINGKAEQQRISSSTVERVRAVVEAHGFTPNPQAAGLRSRHTRTLGFILPDLENPSYARIAKQLEQGARARGYQLLIASSDDQPDSERQLQQLFRARRCDALFVASCLPPEDDSYRELQDKGLPVIAIDRRLNPAHFCSVISDDRDASRQLAESLLATQPRSIALIGARPELSVSQARAGGFDEAMQAFAGDVRRYQGEAFSRECGQRLMQQLIDELGGLPDALVTTSYVLLQGVFDTLQARPADSRQLQLGTFGDNQLLDFLPLPVNAMAQQHGQIAATALELALAAIEGKRYEPGVHAIGRTFKQRIPAA; encoded by the coding sequence GTGAAACTCAGCGATATCGCCCGTCTGGCCGGTGTGTCCGTGACCACTGCCAGCTATGTCATCAATGGCAAGGCCGAACAACAGCGCATCAGCAGCAGCACTGTCGAGCGGGTACGTGCGGTGGTCGAGGCCCACGGCTTTACCCCCAACCCCCAAGCCGCTGGCCTGCGCAGCCGGCACACCCGTACTCTGGGCTTCATTCTCCCGGATCTGGAAAACCCCAGCTACGCCCGCATTGCCAAGCAGCTCGAACAGGGCGCCCGAGCCCGCGGCTACCAGTTGCTGATTGCCAGCAGCGATGACCAGCCTGACAGCGAGCGCCAATTGCAGCAGCTGTTCCGTGCCCGGCGCTGCGATGCCTTGTTCGTTGCCAGTTGCCTGCCGCCGGAAGACGACAGCTACCGCGAATTGCAGGACAAAGGCCTGCCGGTGATTGCCATCGACCGCCGCCTGAACCCGGCACATTTCTGCTCGGTCATCAGTGACGACCGGGATGCCAGCCGCCAACTGGCCGAAAGCCTGCTGGCCACGCAGCCGCGCAGCATCGCGCTGATTGGCGCACGCCCCGAGCTGTCGGTCAGCCAGGCCCGTGCAGGCGGCTTTGACGAAGCCATGCAAGCCTTTGCCGGCGACGTGCGGCGCTACCAGGGCGAAGCCTTCAGCCGCGAATGCGGCCAACGCCTGATGCAGCAACTGATCGACGAGCTGGGCGGTTTGCCGGATGCTTTGGTGACTACCTCGTACGTTCTGCTGCAAGGCGTGTTCGACACCCTGCAAGCCCGCCCGGCCGACTCGCGCCAACTGCAACTGGGTACCTTCGGCGACAACCAACTGCTCGACTTCCTGCCGCTGCCGGTCAATGCCATGGCCCAACAGCATGGCCAAATTGCCGCCACCGCGCTGGAACTGGCCCTGGCCGCCATTGAAGGCAAGCGTTACGAACCCGGCGTGCATGCCATTGGCCGTACCTTCAAGCAACGCATCCCCGCGGCCTGA
- a CDS encoding TatD family hydrolase — MRLIDTHTHLDFPDFDADRTRLLANAQARGVERMVVLGVHEANFQRVWDLACANGRVYAALGLHPVYLDEHRPEHLQQLRGWLERLRGDPRLCAVGEFGLDFYLEGLDKQRQQTLFEAQLQMACDFALPALLHVRRSHAQVIATLKRYKPARGGIIHAFAGSYEEGREYIKLGFKLGLGGAATWPQALRLRKTLPRLPLESFVLETDSPDMAPVMFAGERNSPEHLPEIAGALADVIGVEVGVLAEVSSRNACELFGW, encoded by the coding sequence ATGCGCCTGATCGACACCCACACCCACCTGGACTTCCCCGACTTCGATGCCGACCGCACGCGCCTGCTGGCCAACGCGCAGGCTCGGGGCGTGGAGCGCATGGTGGTGCTGGGGGTGCATGAGGCCAACTTCCAGCGGGTGTGGGACTTGGCCTGTGCCAACGGGCGGGTATATGCAGCGCTAGGGCTGCATCCGGTGTATCTGGATGAGCATCGACCGGAGCATTTGCAGCAACTGCGCGGCTGGCTCGAACGCCTGCGGGGTGATCCACGACTGTGTGCGGTAGGTGAGTTCGGCCTGGATTTCTATCTGGAAGGCCTGGATAAACAACGGCAGCAAACCTTGTTCGAAGCCCAGTTGCAGATGGCCTGCGACTTCGCGCTGCCGGCCCTGCTGCACGTGCGCCGCAGCCATGCGCAGGTGATTGCCACGCTCAAGCGCTACAAGCCCGCGCGTGGCGGAATCATTCATGCATTTGCAGGGAGTTATGAAGAAGGCCGGGAATACATCAAGCTTGGTTTCAAGCTCGGGCTTGGCGGCGCAGCAACCTGGCCGCAGGCGTTGCGGCTGCGCAAGACACTGCCGCGCTTACCACTGGAAAGCTTCGTACTGGAAACCGATTCGCCAGACATGGCGCCGGTGATGTTCGCAGGGGAGCGCAACAGCCCCGAGCATCTGCCTGAAATTGCCGGGGCGCTGGCCGATGTGATCGGTGTTGAGGTGGGGGTGTTGGCTGAAGTGAGCAGCCGCAATGCCTGTGAGCTTTTTGGCTGGTAG
- a CDS encoding methyl-accepting chemotaxis protein, which translates to MTVSFQAHSRDELGELGEGFSETVRRIRGLIDQVGRTVVTVEQQAGQVLTVSARSNQAVGGQREQIEQVATAMNQMSATAQEVARSAALAADGAQQVNHESATGRSLVESQQGSIGRLAAEIDQSVVAINQLAQDSQAIGQVLEVIRGIAEQTNLLALNAAIEAARAGEQGRGFAVVADEVRTLARRTQDSTAQIAQMIQRLREGVDAAVRAMGSSHRMAAGTVDEAHQVQQALGNILGAVSGIVEQNQQIAAAVEQQTAVAHDIDRNIVAINRAAQDTTEGACQTEQASRALSAQVVELKRVIGAFKV; encoded by the coding sequence ATGACCGTGAGCTTCCAGGCCCATAGCCGGGATGAATTGGGCGAATTGGGCGAAGGCTTCAGCGAAACCGTGCGGCGCATTCGTGGCCTGATCGATCAGGTGGGCCGTACGGTGGTGACCGTGGAGCAACAAGCCGGGCAAGTGCTCACGGTATCTGCGCGCAGCAATCAGGCTGTCGGTGGCCAGCGCGAGCAGATCGAGCAGGTGGCCACGGCGATGAACCAGATGAGCGCCACGGCTCAGGAAGTGGCACGTAGCGCCGCGCTGGCGGCGGATGGCGCACAGCAGGTCAACCATGAAAGCGCCACCGGCCGCTCGCTGGTCGAGAGCCAGCAGGGCAGCATTGGTCGGCTGGCTGCCGAAATCGACCAGTCAGTGGTGGCGATCAATCAGCTGGCACAGGACAGCCAGGCCATCGGTCAGGTGCTGGAGGTCATCCGCGGTATTGCCGAGCAAACCAACCTGCTGGCGCTTAACGCGGCCATCGAGGCTGCCCGGGCCGGGGAGCAGGGCAGAGGTTTCGCGGTGGTTGCCGACGAGGTCCGTACCTTGGCAAGGCGCACCCAGGACTCTACTGCGCAAATCGCGCAGATGATCCAGCGCCTGCGTGAAGGCGTCGATGCCGCCGTGCGGGCCATGGGCAGCAGCCACCGTATGGCGGCGGGTACGGTGGACGAGGCTCATCAGGTGCAGCAGGCGTTGGGGAATATTCTGGGGGCGGTGAGTGGCATCGTCGAACAGAACCAGCAGATTGCCGCGGCGGTGGAGCAACAAACGGCTGTGGCCCATGACATAGACCGGAACATTGTCGCCATCAACCGTGCGGCGCAGGATACGACCGAGGGTGCGTGCCAGACCGAGCAAGCCAGCCGGGCGTTGTCGGCGCAGGTGGTGGAGTTGAAGCGGGTGATCGGGGCGTTCAAGGTTTAG